A single genomic interval of Terriglobus albidus harbors:
- a CDS encoding bifunctional homocysteine S-methyltransferase/methylenetetrahydrofolate reductase: MVETSESLLETLLAPGRTVLCDGAMGTMLYARGVFINRCYDELNLSQPDLIRSIHEEYLHAGAEMIETNTFGANAIRLARYGLADKVSAINHAGVALARKAAQHSEEKTATHAYVAGAIGPLGARLAPAGTITAQQAHDAFAEQIAALAAAGADLLIAETFPSVAEAEIVVRAARDIAPHLPLFVMVTVDDNGNTLDGTTAEETATRLTIAGADVVGCNCSSGPHAVLDVIERMRAVTHLPLAAMPNAGLPRAVDGRNIYLTSPEYMASFARKFAKAGATFIGGCCGTTPNHIKAMRSALRAIDAQVTAKAEVTDETQAAVQPPAFGERSKLAGLLANRQFVSMVEIVPPLGVNCQKELDGAKKLADLGVHVINVPDSPRASARMSAQSLCVQIQHKIGIETLIHVTCRDRNLLALQSDMLGASSIGLKNVLCLTGDPPKLGNYPDATAVFDVDAIGLVNVLRNLNHGLDLGKNPIGESAAFAIGVAANPGVPDVDNEVHRFALKVEAGAEYAITQPVFDMRLLETFLRRVEQFRIPVIAGIWPLTSLRNAEFMKNDLRVAVPDEIMFRMHKAGEVSADHARAEGIKIAQEMLAHTRPQVEGVQVSAPFGKYTAAAQVLELLN; the protein is encoded by the coding sequence ATGGTCGAGACCTCAGAATCCTTGCTTGAGACCCTGCTCGCCCCCGGACGCACTGTATTGTGTGACGGTGCGATGGGCACCATGTTGTACGCCCGCGGTGTCTTTATCAACCGCTGCTACGACGAGTTGAACCTCTCCCAGCCCGACCTGATCCGCTCCATTCACGAGGAGTACCTCCATGCCGGCGCGGAGATGATTGAAACCAACACCTTTGGCGCGAATGCCATTCGCCTGGCGCGCTATGGCCTGGCCGACAAGGTCTCCGCCATCAACCATGCCGGCGTCGCACTGGCCCGCAAAGCCGCCCAGCACTCCGAAGAGAAGACGGCCACCCATGCCTACGTCGCGGGTGCCATCGGCCCCCTGGGAGCCCGCCTGGCCCCCGCAGGCACCATCACGGCACAGCAGGCGCATGATGCCTTTGCCGAGCAGATTGCGGCCCTGGCTGCCGCCGGCGCCGATCTTCTGATCGCCGAGACCTTTCCCTCCGTCGCCGAAGCCGAAATTGTCGTGCGCGCCGCCCGGGATATCGCTCCCCATCTGCCGCTGTTCGTCATGGTGACGGTCGACGATAACGGCAACACCCTTGACGGCACCACCGCCGAGGAGACAGCGACCCGTCTGACCATCGCCGGTGCTGACGTGGTGGGCTGCAACTGCAGCTCCGGGCCGCACGCAGTTCTGGACGTGATCGAGCGCATGCGCGCCGTCACCCACCTTCCGCTGGCGGCGATGCCCAATGCCGGTCTGCCGCGCGCCGTGGACGGCCGTAACATCTACCTGACCTCACCCGAATACATGGCCAGCTTCGCCCGCAAGTTTGCCAAGGCGGGAGCGACCTTCATCGGCGGCTGCTGCGGCACCACGCCGAACCACATCAAGGCGATGCGCTCCGCCCTGCGCGCGATCGACGCCCAGGTGACCGCCAAAGCCGAGGTCACCGACGAGACTCAGGCAGCCGTCCAGCCGCCGGCCTTCGGCGAACGCTCCAAGCTCGCCGGCCTGCTGGCCAACCGCCAGTTCGTCTCCATGGTGGAGATCGTGCCGCCGCTCGGCGTCAACTGCCAGAAGGAGCTGGACGGGGCAAAGAAGCTCGCCGACCTTGGCGTCCATGTCATCAATGTGCCCGACTCTCCCCGCGCTTCCGCGCGTATGTCCGCACAGTCGTTGTGCGTGCAGATCCAGCACAAGATCGGCATCGAGACCCTGATCCATGTCACCTGCCGTGACCGCAACCTGCTGGCCCTCCAGTCGGACATGCTGGGCGCCTCCTCTATCGGGCTGAAGAACGTGCTCTGCCTGACCGGCGACCCGCCCAAGCTCGGGAACTATCCGGATGCAACCGCCGTGTTCGACGTGGATGCCATCGGCCTGGTGAATGTCCTCCGCAATCTGAACCACGGCCTGGATCTTGGCAAAAATCCAATCGGCGAGTCCGCTGCCTTTGCCATCGGCGTCGCCGCCAACCCCGGCGTCCCGGACGTGGACAACGAAGTTCACCGCTTCGCTCTCAAGGTGGAAGCAGGAGCGGAGTACGCCATTACGCAACCAGTCTTCGATATGCGTCTGCTGGAGACCTTCCTTCGCCGCGTCGAGCAGTTCCGCATCCCGGTCATCGCCGGCATCTGGCCGCTGACCTCGCTGCGCAACGCCGAATTCATGAAGAACGACCTGCGCGTCGCTGTACCGGATGAGATTATGTTCCGCATGCACAAGGCAGGCGAGGTCTCAGCCGACCACGCACGCGCCGAAGGCATCAAAATCGCGCAGGAGATGCTGGCTCACACGCGGCCCCAGGTCGAGGGCGTACAGGTCTCGGCCCCCTTCGGCAAATACACCGCCGCAGCACAGGTGCTGGAGCTGCTGAACTAG
- the rpiA gene encoding ribose-5-phosphate isomerase RpiA: protein MPTQDELKLLAAKRALDFIQPGMVVGLGSGSTATLFIKLLGEKVQQGLKIRGIASSEDSAKLGASLGIPVVGFTEATETDVTVDGADEVAPGLALIKGGGGKLLREKIVASASKKFIIVADSSKVVKKLGKFKLPIEVIPMAEPLVSERLRALGYPSSIRQAKDGSGNYITDEGNLILDCDPTQIDDPTALAAQLDTMVGVVEHGLFLGMADLVLVAGEDAITEYTPETKF, encoded by the coding sequence ATGCCTACTCAGGACGAGCTCAAGCTTCTCGCTGCCAAACGCGCACTCGACTTCATTCAACCCGGCATGGTCGTGGGCCTGGGCTCCGGTTCTACCGCTACCCTGTTCATCAAGCTGCTTGGCGAAAAGGTGCAGCAGGGCCTGAAGATCCGCGGCATCGCCTCGTCCGAAGACTCCGCGAAGCTCGGAGCATCGCTGGGTATTCCCGTCGTCGGCTTTACGGAAGCAACCGAGACTGATGTTACGGTCGACGGCGCTGACGAAGTTGCCCCCGGCCTGGCATTGATCAAAGGCGGCGGCGGCAAGCTGCTGCGCGAAAAGATCGTCGCGTCGGCCTCAAAGAAGTTCATCATCGTGGCCGACTCTTCGAAAGTCGTGAAGAAGCTGGGTAAGTTCAAACTGCCGATCGAGGTGATCCCCATGGCCGAGCCTCTGGTCTCGGAGCGTTTGCGTGCGCTGGGTTACCCCAGCAGCATCCGCCAAGCCAAGGACGGCAGCGGCAACTACATCACCGACGAAGGCAACCTCATCCTCGACTGCGACCCGACACAGATCGATGATCCCACGGCCCTGGCGGCGCAATTGGACACCATGGTCGGCGTCGTCGAGCATGGGTTATTCCTGGGCATGGCAGACCTCGTACTGGTCGCGGGCGAAGACGCCATCACTGAATACACACCGGAAACAAAGTTTTAG
- the xseB gene encoding exodeoxyribonuclease VII small subunit → MPTFEENLKALETVVEQLERGDLPLEDSVKLFEQGMALSAACKQDLEAAEGKLQVLMKQQNGKMEAKDLNLE, encoded by the coding sequence ATGCCAACCTTTGAAGAGAATCTGAAAGCGCTGGAAACGGTAGTGGAACAGTTGGAGCGGGGCGACCTGCCGCTGGAAGACTCCGTCAAGCTCTTCGAGCAGGGCATGGCGCTCTCTGCCGCATGCAAGCAGGACCTGGAGGCAGCCGAGGGCAAGCTGCAGGTCCTGATGAAACAGCAGAACGGCAAGATGGAAGCCAAGGACCTGAATCTCGAGTAA